In Amia ocellicauda isolate fAmiCal2 chromosome 16, fAmiCal2.hap1, whole genome shotgun sequence, the following proteins share a genomic window:
- the ramp1 gene encoding receptor activity-modifying protein 1 isoform X2 yields MRAPLEVLAHHFISVTACDEAFYVHAIEEHCLAKFRFDMEALDQRDWCNWEDTVESYGELTNCTYLIALKMDCFWPNRLVDEFFIGIHRLYFWNCSLSGRLLSDPPTDILGPFIAVPVLVTLLMTALVVWRSKRNEGMV; encoded by the exons ATGCGTGCGCCTCTCGAAGTTCTGG CCCATCACTTCATTTCTGTGACGGCCTGCGATGAGGCCTTCTACGTCCACGCCATCGAGGAGCACTGCCTGGCCAAGTTCCGGTTCGACATGGAAGCGCTAGACCAGCGAGACTGGTGCAACTGGGAGGACACCGTGGA GTCCTACGGTGAACTGACCAACTGCACCTACCTGATCGCGCTCAAGATGGACTGCTTCTGGCCCAACCGGCTGGTGGACGAGTTCTTCATCGGGATCCACCGGCTGTACTTCTGGAACTGCTCCCTGTCCGGCCGGCTGCTCAGTGACCCGCCCACCGACATCCTGGGCCCCTTCATCGCCGTGCCGGTGCTGGTGACGCTGCTCATGACCGCGCTGGTGGTGTGGCGGAGCAAACGCAACGAGGGCATGGTGTGA
- the ramp1 gene encoding receptor activity-modifying protein 1 isoform X1, translated as MVDIGAIHVDPVFRAHCGYRCFSSITAPGPPTQSQPARTMARRALSPVPGTRVLLWLLIAHHFISVTACDEAFYVHAIEEHCLAKFRFDMEALDQRDWCNWEDTVESYGELTNCTYLIALKMDCFWPNRLVDEFFIGIHRLYFWNCSLSGRLLSDPPTDILGPFIAVPVLVTLLMTALVVWRSKRNEGMV; from the exons ATGGTGGATATAGGTGCCATTCATGTGGACCCCGTGTTTCGTGCCCACTGTGGATATAGGTGCTTCTCATCCATAACAGCGCCGGGACCCcccacacagagccagccagcccggacCATGGCGCGCCGTGCTCTCTCGCCAGTGCCGGGCACGCGTGTGCTGCTGTGGCTCCTCATCG CCCATCACTTCATTTCTGTGACGGCCTGCGATGAGGCCTTCTACGTCCACGCCATCGAGGAGCACTGCCTGGCCAAGTTCCGGTTCGACATGGAAGCGCTAGACCAGCGAGACTGGTGCAACTGGGAGGACACCGTGGA GTCCTACGGTGAACTGACCAACTGCACCTACCTGATCGCGCTCAAGATGGACTGCTTCTGGCCCAACCGGCTGGTGGACGAGTTCTTCATCGGGATCCACCGGCTGTACTTCTGGAACTGCTCCCTGTCCGGCCGGCTGCTCAGTGACCCGCCCACCGACATCCTGGGCCCCTTCATCGCCGTGCCGGTGCTGGTGACGCTGCTCATGACCGCGCTGGTGGTGTGGCGGAGCAAACGCAACGAGGGCATGGTGTGA